GCTGGCGATGGCGAGTGTGGAGGTGGCGGGCGGGTTCCGCATCGACCTGCGCTACGTGCCCGTGGCGCTCGTGGTCCTGCGTTACGGACCGCTCCTGGGGGCGGTTATCGCCGCACCCATGATGGTGTGGCGGCTATATTTCAACGTCGATCCCAGCCTGGACCAGGTGGTCTGGCTGCACTTCCTGAGTGTGCTGGCCATGAGCAGCCTGGTGCGTCCCCTGGCCCACCCGCTGATCGAGGAGATGCAGCCCCGGCGGCTGTGGCTCGCGCCCATCCCTTTTCTGGGGGTGGGCTGGGGTCTGTGGCTGACCCCCGAGGGCCGTGAGCTGTTCTGGTTGTCCTACCCGCCGCGGCTGCTGCTGGGCACCCTGGGGCTGATGGCGGCGCTCCTGATTTTGCAGTCGCGGCTGAAACTGCTGCGTCTGGCGCAGGCGCTGCGCGACCAGGCCAGTACGGACCCGCTGACTGGCCTGCCCAACCGCCGGGCGTTCGACCGCGACCTCGGCACGCTGCGGGACGGCGAACACCTCGCGCTGCTCGATCTCGATCACTTCAAGGCGGTCAACGACCGGTACGGGCACGACGGCGGCGACCGGGCGCTCGCGCAGGTCGGTGGGCTGCTGCGCTCGTTTGCGCCGGGGGAGCTGCGGGCCTACCGGGTGGGGGGTGAGGAGTTCGCGGCGCTGCTGAGCGGCACGGACAGCGCCGCGGCGATCCAGATTCTCGAAGGGGTGCGCTCTGCCTCGCTGGGGCAGCCGGGTGGCTGGATGGCCGAGACAGGCGAGCGCCTCACGTTCTCGGTGGGGCTGGCGACCCGGCGCAGCGGTGAGGACGGCGCGGGCCTGTTCCGGCGGGCCGATGAGGCCCTGTACCTCGCCAAGATGAATGGCCGCGACCGGCTGGTGGTGTGGACCCCAGAGCAGGGCGGAGCGGGGCAGGGCCTCCTGGCACAGGCCGGGCCGGGCGCCGCGCTGCCCGCGCTGGTGCAGCCCCGGCACTCGGTGTGGCGGTCCCTGCGGACCACGGTGCAGCTGCTCGCCCAGCGGCGGGTGCTGCGTGACGAGGACTGGGCCGAGGTATTGCGGCTGGCGGTCGACGCCGTGGACGGCGCGAGCTGCGGCACCCTCGACATCCGGGTACGCGGCACGCAGTTCCGCATGGTGGCGGCGGTGGGCTACACCCAGAACCTCGTGGGACTGGCGCTGACCGAGGAGTCGCAGCAGTCCTGGTATGGCCGCTCCCGGGAAGAGTGGCGGGCCGGGGTGCCGCGCATCGTCGAGCGGGAAGCCCTCAGCGACGCCTATGCCCTCTCGGACGCCGAACTCGAGTTGCCGGCGGCGCGCGTACTCAGCGCTGCGGGCCGGCGCGAGGAAATCACGGGCAACCTCTGCCTGCCGGTGGTGTTGGGCGACGAGGTGGTGGCCCACCTCAATCTGGATTCGCTCGGGGGCAGGGGTCACCTCGGGGCCGGGTCGGTGGAGGTGGCGCACCTCTTCGCGCAGCAGATCGCCGCCCTGCTGCACCTCCAGGGCCGCTGGGATGAGCTCGAACGGCTGGTGGCGCTGCACGAGCGCGTGAGCGTCATGTCGGCCGAGGAGCTGGAGGCTGAACTCACCGTCTCTGCCGCCGAGCTGCTGCGGGCGCAGTGGGCGGCGCTGCTGCGCTACGACGCGGAGCAAGACGCCCTGATTTCTGCCGGCAGCGGACGCTACGATCCTGGGCTGGGGCCGGTCTACCTCCCGCGCGGTCTGGGCCTGTCCTGGGCCGCGCTGGACGCCGGCGAGGTGCTACGCCTCGCGAACCTGGGCGCCGACGCGCGGGTGTACCGGCGCGACCAGCTGGGCCCCGGCGCGATGATGGCCGTGCCGCTGCGCGCTGAAGGCGGCGAGCCGCTGGGCACCCTGATCCTGACCCGGCCGCTCGAACGGCCTTTTTCGGAGGCGGACGCGCACCTGGCGCTGCTGCTGGGTAGCCTCGCGGCACGGTTGCTGGAGCGCGCGCAGCACCTCGTCGACCTGCAGGCCACTCTGGACGCGGCGCTGGAGACGATGGGTGTGGCGGTCGAGTTGCGCGACGCCCCGACCCAGCAGCACACCCGCCGCGTCACCGAGCTGGCCGTCTCTTTTGGCGAAGCGCTGGAACTTGGGCCGGTCCGGCTGCGGGGCCTACGCCAGGGCGCGGCGCTGCACGACATCGGCAAACTGGGGGTGCCCGACGCGGTGCTGCTCAAGCCGGGACCCCTCAATCCGCAGGAACGTGCTCTGATCGAAACGCACCCGGAGCGCGGCGCGGCGCTCGCGGCGGCGCTTCCCTTTTTACATCCGGAGGCCCAGGGCGTGATCCGCTCGCACCATGAACGCTGGGACGGCGCCGGCTACCCTGACCGCCTGATCGGGGAGGCCATTCCTCTCCTGGCCCGGCTTTTTGCCCTGTGTGACGTCTACGAGGCCCTGATCAGCGACCGGCCTTACCGGGGGGCCCTCACGCCGGCCCAGGCACTCGACGTGCTCACTCAGGGACGCGGCACCCACTTCGATCCCGCCCTCACCGACCGCTTCCTGGAGTTGCACGCGGCGGGCATATTCGCCCACATCTTACCGCTCACCACCCCAACGCCTGAAGCGCAGCTGGAACAGCACGGCGATTGAAGGTCTCTCCTGGCGCCGCCGAACAGTCGGTGGTGTCTATCATGAAAAGTTTTTGCAGCAACCTCAATAGCAATCTTAAAGGCGAGGAAGACGCGTTCCGGGCATAGACGAACCGTCAGGACGCCGGCGGCCTCCCTCTGCCCGAAACGTCTCCTTCTGAAGACAGGTCAGGGATGTGGTGACCCCTTATATGAATGGTCCTTCAGGCTATCGTGTAGGCTTCTTCGGAACCAGTCAAGTCACACATTGCCTCTTCTGAGTGGGAGGCCGGGATGTACTGAGGCCCAGCAACCTAAGCCATGTCGTTTTTGTGATAAAGTTCTCTTTAAATTTTTCTCATTTTTGGGATGAGACAATGCCCCGTGTTGGTGTCAATCCCCCATTTTGGGGGGATTGATCGATCCCCAGTGACGCCTCTTACCCAAAGGAATGTGAGACACCTCCATGACTGAACCCCTCTCCGGTCTACAGCGGTTGCCTGGTCGCCTGCTTATCGCTGCCTCGGTGCTTGTCTCTACACTGCTGAGTTGCGGCGCGCAGAACCCGGCGCGCATGTCCTCTCTCTCGGTCAACGCCTCTTCGACAACTGGCCTGACCGCTCCAGTCGGCTACGTGAATATCAAGGCCTACGGCGCCCAGTGTGATGGAGTGACCGACGACACGGCGGCCATTCAGAAGGCCCTGAATATTCAGAGCAATCTCTATCTTCCCCCGGGGACCTGCCTCGCCGGGACGCTTCAACTCAAGTCGAATCAGTCGATTGTGGGAGAGGGACCGAGCTCGGTGCTGCTTCAAAAACCTGGCAGCGACTACCTGCTGGGCAATCACCTGGGCCTCAAGA
This genomic window from Deinococcus reticulitermitis contains:
- a CDS encoding bifunctional diguanylate cyclase/phosphohydrolase, giving the protein MTSSLTISLLLNFCLLITCAFVISLTYRERTPRFLAVLRLVLAAAATLLLAMASVEVAGGFRIDLRYVPVALVVLRYGPLLGAVIAAPMMVWRLYFNVDPSLDQVVWLHFLSVLAMSSLVRPLAHPLIEEMQPRRLWLAPIPFLGVGWGLWLTPEGRELFWLSYPPRLLLGTLGLMAALLILQSRLKLLRLAQALRDQASTDPLTGLPNRRAFDRDLGTLRDGEHLALLDLDHFKAVNDRYGHDGGDRALAQVGGLLRSFAPGELRAYRVGGEEFAALLSGTDSAAAIQILEGVRSASLGQPGGWMAETGERLTFSVGLATRRSGEDGAGLFRRADEALYLAKMNGRDRLVVWTPEQGGAGQGLLAQAGPGAALPALVQPRHSVWRSLRTTVQLLAQRRVLRDEDWAEVLRLAVDAVDGASCGTLDIRVRGTQFRMVAAVGYTQNLVGLALTEESQQSWYGRSREEWRAGVPRIVEREALSDAYALSDAELELPAARVLSAAGRREEITGNLCLPVVLGDEVVAHLNLDSLGGRGHLGAGSVEVAHLFAQQIAALLHLQGRWDELERLVALHERVSVMSAEELEAELTVSAAELLRAQWAALLRYDAEQDALISAGSGRYDPGLGPVYLPRGLGLSWAALDAGEVLRLANLGADARVYRRDQLGPGAMMAVPLRAEGGEPLGTLILTRPLERPFSEADAHLALLLGSLAARLLERAQHLVDLQATLDAALETMGVAVELRDAPTQQHTRRVTELAVSFGEALELGPVRLRGLRQGAALHDIGKLGVPDAVLLKPGPLNPQERALIETHPERGAALAAALPFLHPEAQGVIRSHHERWDGAGYPDRLIGEAIPLLARLFALCDVYEALISDRPYRGALTPAQALDVLTQGRGTHFDPALTDRFLELHAAGIFAHILPLTTPTPEAQLEQHGD